In Amycolatopsis sp. FBCC-B4732, the genomic stretch GGTCAGCTCGCGACCGCTGTGGTCGAGCCGATTCAAGCCAGCGGCGTCCGGGCTTGTCAACCTCGGGGACCCGATCAGTCCAATACCTCAGTAAGCGCTTTCTCGGGAAACCGCCGGTCCTCAAACCCGCACCCGCGTGCTAGCGTGGGAGCGCTCCCAGATCGAACTGTCCTGTCGAGCGGTACTCCAGGAGGTCGGTATGAAGTGGCGTTTTCCCCGCGCGGCCGTGGCCGGCCTGCTGCTGGCCGCCTGCGCTGTCGTGGCCCCCACGCCGGCCGGCGCGGCCACGCCCACGCGCGTCATGGCGCTGGGTGACTCCATCACGGGGTCGCCCGGGTGCTGGCGGGCCCTGCTGTGGCGGCACCTCCAGCAGACCGGGCACACCGACGTCGACTTCGTCGGCACGCTGCCGCCCCAGGGCTGCGGGTTCACCTACGACGGCGAGAACGAAGGCCACGGCGGCTTCCTCGCGACCGGGATCGTGCGGGACAACCAGCTGCCCGGCTGGCTGTCCTCGACGCACCCGGACGTCGTCCTGATGCACCTGGGCACCAACGACGTCTGGAACGGCATCGCCGCGAGCACGATCCTGGACGCCTACACCACGCTGCTGGGGCAGATGCGCGCGAGCAACCCGGCGACCAAGCTGATCGTCGCGAAGATCATCCCGATGAACCCGTCGAACTGCGCGGCCTGCGCCCAGCGGGTGGTCGACCTGAACGCCGGCATCCCCGCCTGGGCCGCGGCGCACAGCACGGCGGCGTCCCCGATCACCGTCGTCGACCAGTGGACCGGGTTCGACACCGCGGCCGACACCACCGACGGCGTCCACCCCAACGGCACCACCGGGATCGCGAAGATGGAGAGCAGGTGGTACCCGGCCCTGGTCGCGGCGCTGAGCCCGGCCACGCCGGCCGCCACCGGGCTGCACGTCGACGGCACCCGCGTGCTCGAGGCGAACGGCGCCGCGTTCGTGATGCGCGGGGTCAACCACCCGTACGCCTGGTACACCGGCCAGAACAGCGCCTTCGCGAACATCAAGTCCTTCGGCGCCAACACCGTCCGGGTCGTGCTGGGCAGCGGCAAGCGGTGGGGACCCACGTCGGCGGCCGAAGTCACGAACATCATCTCGCTGTGCAAGCAGTCCCGGCTGATCTGCGTCCTGGAAGTGCACGACACCACCGGCTACGGCGAAGAAAGCGCGGCGGCGAGCCTCGACCAGGCCGCCGACTACTGGATCAGCATCGCGAGCGCGTTGAAGGGCCAGGAAAACCACGTCGTCGTCAACCTCGGCAACGAGCCGTTCGGCAACAACGCGCAGGTGAGCGCGACTTGGGCGAGCGCGACGTCGAGCGCCATCACGCGGCTGCGCGGTGCCGGGCTGCAGCACCTGATCATGGCCGACGCGCCGATGTGGGGCCAGGACTGGCAGAACATCATGCGCGACGACGCGGCCTCGGTGCTCAACGCCGATCCGCAGCACAACACGGTGTTCTCGATCCACATGTACGGCGTCTACGACACCGCGGCGGAGATCACCGCCTACTTCGACGCGTTCCGCACCGCCGGGCTGCCGCTGGTCGTCGGCGAGTTCGGCAACATGCACAGCGACGGCAACCCCGACGAGGACACGATCATGGCCCAGGCGCAGGCCCGCGGTCTCGGCTACCTCGGCTGGTCGTGGAGCGGCAACGGCAGCGACGTCGCCTACCTCGACATGACCAACGGCTTCGACCCCACCAGCCTGACCGCGTGGGGCGAGCGGTTCCTCAACGGCACCAACGGCGTCCGCCAGACGTCGAAGGAAGCGACGATCTACGGCGGGGGCACCGTCGACACGCAAGCGCCGACGACGCCGGGCACCCCGGCCGTCTCGGGCGTGACCTCCTCCGGCGTCACGCTGAGCTGGACGGCCTCGACGGACAACGTCGGCGTCACCGGCTACGACGTCCTGCGCGCGCCCGGCGCGTCCGGCGGCACGTTCGCCGTGGTCGGCTCGGCCGCGTCGACGACGTTCACCGACTCGGGCCTGACCGCCTCCAGCACGTACCGCTACCAGGTGCGGGCCAAGGACGCCGCGGGGAACATCTCGGCCGCGTCCGGTGCGGCGTCGGCGACGACCGGCGCGGGCGGCGGGAGCGGGGCGTGCAAGGTCGCCTACGCCGCGCCCGGCTGGGGTGGCGGCAACGGGTTCACCGCCTCGGTGACCATCACCAACACGGGTACGAGCCCGGTGACCGGCTGGACGCTGGCCTTCACCTACACCTCGGGTCAGCGGGTGACGCTGCCCGGCTGGGGCGCGACGTTCACCCAGTCCGCCGCCGGCGCGGTGACCGCGACGAACCTGGACTGGAACGGCACCCTCGCGCCGAACGCCTCGACCGGCATCGGTTTCAACGGCACCTCCAGCGGCACCAACCCCGCGCCGGCGTCCTTCGCCCTGAACGGGAGCACTTGCACGATCGGCTGATCGAGTCTACTTCGGACGGAGAAGGTCATGTCCTTGCGCACATCCGCCCTCAGCCGGCTGCTGGCCGTGGGCCTGCTGGCGGCCGGGCTCGCCCCGGCCCCGGCCGGCGCGGCCGCCGCACCGCAGATCGACGAGCTGAACCGCGGGGTGATCAGCGTCCACAGCACGGCGGGCAACCGGGTCGGCTGGCGGCTGCTCGCCGGCGACCCGGCCGGGGTGGCGTTCGCCGTCTACCGCGACGGCACCCGGGTGACCACGACCGCGGCCGGCGGCCCGACCGGCTACCTGGACGCCGGGGCGCCCGCAGGGGCGAAGTACACCGTGCACGCGGTCGTCGACGGCGTGGAGCGGATGTCGGCGTTCGCCGCGGAGGAGTCGCTGTCGCTCGACAGCACGGCCGCGGCGAGCACCCGTGACGTGCCGATCCAGGTCCCGGCCGGCGGCACGACGCCGTCGGGCGAGAGCTACACCTACAGCGCGAACGACGCTAGCGTCGGCGACCTGGACGGCGACGGGCAGTACGAGTTCGTCGTGAAGTGGGATCCCAGCAACGCCAAGGACAATTCGCAGTCCGGGTATACCGGCAACGTCTACGTCGACGCCTACCGGCTGGACGGCACGCGCCTGTGGCGGATCGACCTCGGCCGCAACATCCGCGCGGGCGCGCACTACACGCAGTTCCAGGTCTTCGACTACGACGGCGACGGCAAGGCCGAAGTCGCGATGAAGACCGCGGACGGCACGCGCTCGGGCACCGGCCAGGTCATCGGCAACGCGAGCGCGGACTACCGCAACTCCAGCGGGTACGTGCTGTCCGGCCCGGAGTTCCTGACCGTGTTCAACGGCCAGACGGGCGCGGCGGCGGCCACGGTGAACTACGACCCGCCGCGCGGCACGGTGTCGTCGTGGGGCGACAGCTACGGCAACC encodes the following:
- a CDS encoding cellulase family glycosylhydrolase, translating into MKWRFPRAAVAGLLLAACAVVAPTPAGAATPTRVMALGDSITGSPGCWRALLWRHLQQTGHTDVDFVGTLPPQGCGFTYDGENEGHGGFLATGIVRDNQLPGWLSSTHPDVVLMHLGTNDVWNGIAASTILDAYTTLLGQMRASNPATKLIVAKIIPMNPSNCAACAQRVVDLNAGIPAWAAAHSTAASPITVVDQWTGFDTAADTTDGVHPNGTTGIAKMESRWYPALVAALSPATPAATGLHVDGTRVLEANGAAFVMRGVNHPYAWYTGQNSAFANIKSFGANTVRVVLGSGKRWGPTSAAEVTNIISLCKQSRLICVLEVHDTTGYGEESAAASLDQAADYWISIASALKGQENHVVVNLGNEPFGNNAQVSATWASATSSAITRLRGAGLQHLIMADAPMWGQDWQNIMRDDAASVLNADPQHNTVFSIHMYGVYDTAAEITAYFDAFRTAGLPLVVGEFGNMHSDGNPDEDTIMAQAQARGLGYLGWSWSGNGSDVAYLDMTNGFDPTSLTAWGERFLNGTNGVRQTSKEATIYGGGTVDTQAPTTPGTPAVSGVTSSGVTLSWTASTDNVGVTGYDVLRAPGASGGTFAVVGSAASTTFTDSGLTASSTYRYQVRAKDAAGNISAASGAASATTGAGGGSGACKVAYAAPGWGGGNGFTASVTITNTGTSPVTGWTLAFTYTSGQRVTLPGWGATFTQSAAGAVTATNLDWNGTLAPNASTGIGFNGTSSGTNPAPASFALNGSTCTIG